The genomic segment GAGCCGCAGTACCTGGCGAAACGCCGGACGCGCGCGCAGGGTCGCCATGTCCAGCCCCCAAAGCAACGACAGGCAACAGAACACGTTCGCGTAGGCGATCGAATCGATGGAATTGTGCAAGTATTCGGCGTAAGACCAGCGTTGCGCCCCCGCCGCCTGCGCGTGTTCGGCGCGAAGCGCCGCGCAGTAGCACTGGGTATCGTTAAGAAGCTGAGTATAGTCGCGCCTATCGTAGGCGAGCGCGGCCAGGGAAGCGCGCAGCACAGCGCAGCCCTCGAACCCGGGGATCGCGCATGGGCCGCCCTGCCCCAGCGCCTGCTCCACCGCGGCCAGCTGCTCTGGCGCGATCAGGCCAAGGTCGTTGCAATCGTCGAGCCAAAACAGTAGCGCCAACTCGCGATAAAACGCCACGATCAGCTTTTCGTCCTGCGGATCCCGGCCGGTGCGGGCGCTGGTATCGTGCAGGCTCGGTTGGATACGCTGCAGGATGTACTGTCCGCCCCTAACTGCTTCCACGGCATGCTCGTCGGCGAATCCGGTTAGAGAACGCCCCCACTCCAGTACTTGCTGCAGCGCGCTTTCGGTCGGGATCATTGCGCTATTCCTCCTGCTCCCTCGGCCGGGATGCGCCGCCCCCAACGAAGAGCCAGCCACAAGCCGGCGAGTTCGATCACGCGCACGACCCGGGTCGGGCAATACAATTCCTTGCCGATCCACAGCGGCGTCTGCGGCAATTCATGCGCCTCATGGCGAGCGAGCATCCACTCCAACGCGTGCGCGACCGCCAGCGCGATGCGGGCGCGCCCTGTCGGCTCTTCGCGCCCATCCATCACGTGCAAGGCGAACAGCGCATAGGCGGTTTCTTCAAATGTTGACGCGCGACCGGCGCCCCAGCCGCCGTCGTCGCACTGCGCCTGCAACAGCGCCGCCAGCGCGCGCTCGTCGCGCCACTGGGGCACGCCTTGCGCGAGCGCAGCAATTGCATGCGCGGTGGGATACAGCCACGAAACGTGCCATTTTTCATTGTCCCATAGACCGTCCGGGTTGCGATTGGCCTCAAGGTAAGCGCTGGTGCCGGCGGTGGGCTTTCCCAACAGTCTGAACGCATGCAGGGCGTGGATGTTGGTCGAGACCGAGGCATTGCGCTCGCCGGGGAAGGTAACGAACAGCCCGCCGATTTCGAAATGGCGCAACGCGTCGGCAGCCGGGTTGCGTCCTGCTAGGCGCAGGATGCACAACGCAACGGCGGTGTCGTCCGCATCGGCCGCGAAGTGCAAGGCCGGACCCAGACCGCGCACGCCCAGACAGGCATCGAGCTGCGCGACGATCACGCCTACCGCCTCGGCGAGCGCGGGATGCGAAAACAACCCGGCCAGGTGCAGGGTGTACAGCGACCAGCATGGCTCGAATACGTTGATCGGCCAGACGCTAGGAACGACACCTTCAATGCCGCTACGTGCCGCGCGCGATGCGGCCTGAAGATACCTGTCGGCACGCCCGACCTGTGGCGCGCTCGCCTGTGTGAGGGCGTGCGCACGCCACGCGGCGGTTGCCGCCGGGCTGATGCCGATGCTGCCGTCGTCGTCCAGGCATGCCGTGGTCGGCGACGTGCCCCAGGCTTCCCAGGAGTGCAACAACGGATGGCCGCTCGGCAGCGGTCCCACCGTCCCCAACTTGGCCAGGCACGCCTGCCGCAACGGCAACAGCGCCGGGTAGCGCGGAAACACCACGTCGTCCACCAAGGATGCGGCCTCGCCGGAGATCTGCGGCAGGATCAGCTCCGCGCCTACCGGCGCGTCTTCCGGCACCGCATCTGCGTAGGGATCCGGCTGGCGCTCGAGGAACCGCGTTGCAGCCTGAACTGCGTCCGCAGCGCCGGGAAGAGGATCGGCACGCTGCAATGCAAGCAACGCCGCCCACGTGGGTGCATGGCGGAACAGTGGGAAGTCAGCACTTCCCCACCCGCCATCAGCCTGTTGCTGCGCCATGAGCCACGCGTATGCGTTCTGCCGACCGGTGACGTTGCCGCGGAAGTGCAAAACGCGCGCCGTGTCGTAAACGGAGGGACTGACGCTGCCGCCATCGCGCGTCTCGTTCAGCAGGTGGCGCAATTCAGAAAGGATCTGTTCGGACAGCGCATTCATGCGGGATGTTCCCTCTGCAGGCAGTTGACGAGAAGCAGGATGGGGCGGACGTCGGGCACCGCCGCGGGCCCGTCGCGGCGAAGCGCACCCATGCTGGCGGCGGTCCGCCGGACAGCGCGGCGGACCGCGGTGGGCAACCGCTGCGATCTGCGCCGCGGAATCGGACACAATGTAGCATCTAGCGCTGCCGCCGGCGGATCGCAGCGTTACGGCGGCGCCTCCGTGCCGACCGGCGCCCTTGCGCACGGCGCGTGCTTGAACGGATACCCTTTTGGCCCGCTGCACGGCCTGCGCCAACCGCTCCGCACGCGGCCGCAGTGGGGTGATGGCTTCCTCGGCCTCGGGCCATAGGCCCGGCACTGACTGGCGCGCTGCATGCAGCTCCGTGATCGGCACGCCGGTTGCATTCTTCTCCGCCACATGCTTGCCGGGGGCTTGCCCAGCGTCGTGTCATCCGCTGGCGTGTCATCCTCGACCACCTACGATCCGAAACAGGCGCGATAGCGATCCAGCGCGCGGAACAGCGTAACGCGCGGCATCCTCCGCGACGGCGCATAGCGCGACCATGCGTACGGACGCGCGCACCGGCACTCCGCCGCACGCCTGCGCGCCCAATCCGCCGAACGGGGAAACGCCAGTTCGGTCGTCGTTTAGCATGGAACCCGTCTGCATGTTGTTCATCTCCTCGTACGTGACAGAGAATGCCGCGGCGAGCGGCGAGCCGCGGTGTTGCCGGCGTCGCACCGGGCGCGCGCGCCGAGTGCAGCAATGCCGCCCATCGCCGGCGCCGCTGCCTCCTGACACGGGGCAGACGATCCCAGCTCATGAGAATCCGATGCGGATTGTCATGGACGGATGTGCGGTCGGGTAATAGCGCCGGCCATTATCGACGCCGCTCATCAACCGCGGCCGCACCCCGGCCTCCTGCATGGTCAATGCCAAGGCGATGCTGAACTGCACCAGCTCCAGCCATACTAGATGATAGCCCATGCAGACGTGTGGGCCGGCACCGAACTGCAGCATGTCCACCGGCCGGATCGGCTCCGTGCGTTGCAGCCACCGTCCCAGACGGAACTGATCAGGCGCTTCGTGCAGCAGCGCCGAGGTCGAGAAATGCAGCAGTGGGATGCACAAATGAGTGCCCGCAGGAATGCGCCGCTGGCCGAGTTGTAATTCCTGCATCGCGCGACGCGGTACGAGCGAGGAAGCCGGATGCATTCGTAGCGTCTCCCGAAACAGTGCCTCTGCGACCGGACATTGCGCCAGGTCCTCGTGCCCGGTCGGCACCGCGCCCACGCGTTGCGCCTCTTCGACCAGGGCGTCCCACAGCTCTGGCTGCTGCGCCAGCTCGATCACCATCCAGGCCATCGTTGAGGCGGAGGTCTCGTGGCCGGCAAGCAGCAGCAAGCGGATATTGGCGACCAGGACGTCATCGGAGAGTGCGCCGTCGCTGCGATCGAAGGCGCTCACCATGTCGTTGATCAACCCGGTGCGCGCGGCGCGCGCGCGCGCGTCCCGGATGAACTGGCGCGACTGCGCGTCGATCCAATCGCGGGCGGCGCGGCCGCGCCGCAATGGCATCCCCGGCAGGTCGATCGGGGGCGCGACCATCAAGTGTAGCAGTTGCCGGTACTTGCGATGCCACTCCGACAGGTCTTGGGCGGGGATGCCCATGAGACTGAAGGTGAGTTTAAGCATCAGGTTGCGGGTGTCTGGCAGGATAGCGACTTCACCGCGGTCGCGCCACGCCCTGACCTGAGCCCGAATAATTGGTTCGAACAGCTCGCCAATGCCGGCCTCAGTCAGACCCCTGGGCAGAAACGCCGCCTTTATCCCATCGCGCGCCTGCCGGTGCGCGCTGCCGTCCAAAGTGACCAACGTTCCGCCAAGGATGTCGGGCGCCATCTCTTCGATCAGTGCCGAGGACACTTCCTTGTGCCGGAGCAATGCGAGCGCATCCGGATCCAGGCATGTCATCAGGTGTCCGGCCGGGCCGAAATCCAGCCAGAAGTGGCTGCCTAGCGTCCTTTCGGCGCGCCGCAGCAGGCGCGGCAGATCGCAGACGATGGCGGGAAGATGCCCGACCAGGGGGAAAGCGCCAGGCATGACCGGGATGTCGTCCCGTAGCCGGTGCCAGCGGTTCAGCGGGTTGAGCAGCATGTCCATCACCAGTGCGACGTTGCGGCTGCTTCGGCGGCGTCACCGGCCGGCAGAGCCGCGCTGTTGCCACCGTCGGCGTAGGTTGGAACATGCGACAACATGCCGCCGTCGATACACAACACCTGGCCGGTGATGAACGCAGCCTCGTCGGAGAGCAGGAATGCGACCAGCGCGGCTACGTCCTCGGGGCGGCCGACGTGCGGCAGGAGCTGGTGCCGGTGTAGATGCCGTTGCATGCACTCGTCCAGCTTGGCGAAGAGGCGTTCCGTCATGATAAGGCCTGGCGCAACCGCGTTGCAGCGGATCTTCGCGTGTCCGTACTGGGTGGCAAGCGAGGCCGACAGCATGTTCATTGCGGCCTTCGACGCGGCGTAGGACGTCAGTGCGGTGTCGCCGCTGAGCCCTTGGCACGATGACATGTTCACGATCGCGCCACCACCGCGGGTGATCATTTGTGGGATGGCCTGCCGGCAGCAGAGGAGCGTGCCGCGCAAATTGGTCGCCATGGTCTTGTCCCAGACCGCCACGTCCAGGTCGAGGATCGCGCGGTCGTGCGGGGTCAAATGCATGGCGCTCGCATTGTTCACAAGCACGTCTACCCCACCGAAGCGCCGCTTCGCCGTTTGGAAAAGCTCTGCCACCGCCTGCGCATCTGCGATGTCCATGGCCACGGCCAGCGCTTGGCCCGCTTCGGCTGCGATCTGTGCGGTGCAGGCGATGGCAGCGGGGCCATCAATGTCGGCCACCACCACTCTTCCGCCCTCGCGTGCGATGGCGAGGGCGCATGCCTTGCCGATCCCGGCGCCGGCGCCGGTCACCACGGCCACCTTGCCTTTAAATCGTTCCATCATGTTCTCCTGGATTGCGTAGGTCTTTCGCTGCATGTCGCTCAGCGTCTGCCTGAGAGGGCGTAGGGCCGGGGTTGGTGCAGTGGTTATCGCCGGCTTCGCTTTCGATCACCCGAATAGCCGCGACCGGGCACTGGCTTTCTGCTAGCCGCACGGCGGCGTGCAGCGCCTGCGGGACCGTCGCCATGCACACTTCGGCCACGCCGTCCGGTTCGCGCTGACGAAAGGCGCCCGGCAGCGTCAACACGCACTGACCAGTGGTTCCGCACAGGTCCTGGTCGACCACGACGCGAACCTCAGCCGCCGCCTGCGCGTGCAGCCGCACCGGCAGCGCGCGGAACGTCCTAAGGAACGCTGAGGGCTCCCGGGTCGGCTGCTCGGCCAAGGCCAACGTGGGAAAGCGCGCCTGGATCTGCGGCAGGCTCTCGGCCAGCTGCACCCTGGCGAGTTGCGCACCTAGGCAGAAGTGGATGCCGTGGCCGAAGCTCAGCATAATCTTTCCGTCGTTCGACATGCCAGGCCTGGTGCCGTAGAACCGCACCGGATCGAATCGGTCGGGATCAGCGAAAGCGTCCGGGTCGCGATTGCCGGCCGCGATCAGCACGCGCACGTCCGCGTCCTTCGGGATCACCACGCCACGCAATTCGATGTCGCGCTGGGCGATACGCGGAATGGAGCTGAACATGGCGGGCGCCTCGCAGCGCAGTACTTCTTCCACGAATGCCTCCACCCCTGCGGCGTCTCCCTGGAGCCAGTGCCGCTCCTCGGGGTAGGCCAGCATCGCCAGCACCGCATGGTCGATAGTCGCAGCAGTGGTGGCGAAGCCGCCCAGCAACATGCCCCACAGCATGCTGATCAACTCCGCGTCCGAAAGCGTGTCGGCATCGTCGCTGTGTGCGCCGACCAGTGTCGACACGATGTCGCGGCAGGGATCGGCGCGCTTGCGCAATATGAGGTCGCCGAAATAGGCCTTCACCCTGGCGCTGGCCACGTCCGCCGCGGCGAGCTGTGGATCGCTGGCGTGCGGGCTCAGGCCTTCTAGAATGGCGCTGACGATCGCTGAGAGCTCGAAAATGTCGTCTTGGGGCATGCCGAACAATTCAGCGAAGACAAGCATGGGCAAGGCCAGTGCGAATTCCCGATGCAGGTCCACCGCCTCTCCTCGCTCCAGTGCGGGCGCCATGCCATCCAGGCGGGCTGCGACGATGCGCGCGATGCTCGGCCGCAGGTTGTCGATATGACCCACGGTGAAATCGCGCGAAATCAGCCGGCGCAGACGCGTATGCGTCGGTGGTTCCTTCATGGCTAGCGTGGACGCCAGCAGATTGAGCGACAGGCTGCTCGCCGCACGCGGGAAATAGCGCGCCAGTTCGGATGGCGCCGGTCCCCGAAACGCATCGCCCGTGGCCTTGAACGCCCAGTAGATGTCGGCGTGGCGGCTCAACAGAAAGATGCCCGACGCCGCGCGGTGCACCGGATCGTGCTCTTGCAACCACCGCATGAACGGGTACGGGTCTTGGATGCATGCTGGCGACGCCAGCTCGGCGAAGGCGTCGTGGCATGCTGCCTTGGTTTCTTGCACGTCCATCTTGGTTACCTGTCGGGTGGCTGATCTGACCGGCGCGCGCCAGGCGCCGTCAAATGAGAAAATTGCGATACCGGGCGGCGTCCGCACCAGATCACCGGCATCTCCTCGAACCCGCCGGTGATGATCTCCTTGCGCAACTTCAGTTCGTCGGGCGCCACGGCCAGGCGCAACGCGGGAAAGCGCTGGAAGATCGAACCGAATACGGCCTTCAGTTCCAGCCTGGCCAGCGCCGCCCCGATGCAATTGTGCTGCCCGTAGGAGAACGCCAGGTGGGGATTTGCGTCGCGTCCGATGTCGAAGACTTCCGGGTCTTTGAAATGGCGCGGATCAAACGAGGTCGCCGGCAGGCCGACCAGTACTTTGCTCTCCGCGGGTATATGCACGCCTGCGATGGTCACGTCGGTCCGGGGATAGCGCATGATGCCGTCCCAGCCCGCACCAGGCGAATACATGCGCAGTATTTCCTCCACCGCCTTGTCCACCAGGGACGGATCGCGGACCAGGCGTTCGCGCTGTTGCGGATGGCGAAACATGGCCAGCAGGCCGAATTCGATCTGCGCGACGGTGCTCTCGTGCCCCGCCACCAGCACGCCCGCCGCGAGGCCGATCGCCTCTTCCTCGGTCGCTTTGCCCTGGTCGACCGCGGCGAGCAGATCCGTCAGCAGGTTATCGCCCGGATCCTGTCGCTTGCCCCGTATTTTGCCGTGAATGTAGGCGCGGAGCTCTTCCCAGGCCAGGCCCGACGCCCTGCGCGGGCCGCTTTCATGCTGGTGCGTCATCACCTCGTCGGAGAGTCCTGCGAAAAAGGCGTGTTCCTCGAAGGGCACGCCCATCAGCGCGCTGATTACCTTGGCCGGAAGCGGAAAGGAGACATGGCGTCGCAAGTCTGCGGGCTGGGGCTGAACCGCCAGCGTATCGAACAACTGCACGGTGATCGCCTCGACCTGCTGCGTAAGCAGCTTCACCCTGCTGTTGCTGAAGGCCGGCGCCACGATCGTGCGTAACCGAGCATGCTCGTCCCCTTCGTGCGAGACCAGCCATCCCGGCGAACCGAGAATGACCGAATCCGGGGTGAAATCCGCCGGAGGCATTCCCGCGGGCCGGAATGCCGCGTCAGACAGCACCGCCTTGGCCTCGTCATAGCCTGTCACCCACCAGCATTCGTGCCCGGACGGAAGGCGCACGCGGTGGATCGGACCTTTGGCACGTAGCGCCAACATCTCGGGCGAGGGCTCGATGTGATCGACCCGCCACATCGGCAGCGCCGGCAAGGATTGTTCGGACATGGTGACGATTTACTCTCTGAGCCTGGAAGGGGCGGAAGATGATGGGCAGACTGCGGGCAGCACATGAGTTAAGACAGCGCGTAGACGACGTCCTCTGCGGCGATTACCAGCGCCAGATCCTCCGACCGCACGAACGGCGGGGGGAAGGCACTTCCCAATTCCGGGCGCGCCAGCGCAGCGCCCAGGCACAGATACAGCCCTTAGCCGAGCGGCAGGTGCGGGTTGTGCAGCCGGTTGAAATCGAACATGTCGGTATCGCCATAGGTCGCCCGACCGTAGGAATTGGCGCAGCAGGTTCGACCGCACCCACCTACCGACCCGTCCGCAAACATAACTTCCAGACCAGTCCCACACCCCCGGCCTCCCTCCTGGCTCAAGGTCTGCCGCTTTGGCTGTACCGCCCGCGACGTGGGCGATCGTTGTGGCTCGCAAATGAAGAACTCTAGATCGCATCCAACACTCCTGAGATTTTCCCGGTCACAACGGAGCCACTATCATTGCCACAGCAAACCATGGGGACCTCACCAGACGCGAACAGCGACGCACCGCCCGAAGACCATCGCGCTGCGATTGGCGACATACCGTGACCAGAGCAAATTGCGTGCCGAGGTGAATTCGTGGGCTCAGCAGGCATTTCGTAGCAGCGCGTAGTGTCAAGCTCCCGCCATTCAGTCTCAATGCCGACAACCGCTGAGTACATGTCTGACAAAAGCCTGCTCTAACGCCGGTCTGCGTCCGATAGTCGGCGACCTGCATTGGGATGTCCCCGCGGCGGGCTTTCGTGCAACAATCCGCGCCACCTTCGACGTCGAAGTTGCCCCGCCAGTTTTCGTCCGATGGGCGGGAACGTCGTCGACTGCGCCGAGGCCGCCGCGTTAAAAGCGCCGGCCCTGGGCAAATCTCACTGGACCCGCCTCGACTCACCGTCCGGAACACTGCAATAAAGTTTGCGGAGCTTATTTCCGCCAAATGCAAGTTGCGAACTTGCAGTCATCTCGTTTGACGTTGTTCTCAATGTTTCCACCCCCGCGCTTACCGAGACGGTCGAGCTTCTCGATCGGCGTAGGTCCAAAAGGCAACGGGAAACGCTTAAATTTTCGAGGCATGTTCTCTTCCGGAAACATGTCATCTAATCAGAAGCGGCGGTCGGCAACAGTCGCCTTAGTCGGAGGTGCTTTCTAAACCAGACGATGCCCCCCAGAAGCCTCCTGCCGAAGATGAAGCAATCGAGAGACCAATGCAGCATCTCATGGACCGCCGCACCGTGGTGAAGAAAGCGGTCCTCGGTTGCTGGAGGTTGTTGACTAGTTCCATGACATCGAATTGAGCTTAAGCCTGATGAATTGGGTCAATACCTACACCGCTAAGAGCCTGACTGTAAGCGGCAAGCCGAGGCCGTTCAGCCGGCGTAGTTCCACGGCATAAGTGCGTCGATTTCGCTGCTCGGCCAGCCATTGGCCATGCGCTCGAGCGTTTGGGTGAGCCAGGCGAGCGGATCGACGTTGTTCAGTTTTGCCGTCTGCAGCAGTGTCGCGATGGTCGCCCAGGTCCTTCCGCCGCCGTCGCTGCCGGCGAAGAGTGAGTTCTTTCTCGTAATGGCCTGGGGCCGGATCGCGCGCTCGACGATGTTGGAGTCGAGCTCGATGCGGCCGTCGATCAGGAAGCGCTCGAAGATGGCGCGGCGCGAGATGGCATAGCGGAGCGCCTCGGCGAGCTTCGATTTGCCGGAGACCCGCGGCAGGGTCTTTTGCCAGAGGGCAAAGAGGTCGGCGACGACCGCCGCAGAGGTTTGCTGACGCGCCGCGACACGGACCTCAGGGCTTTTGCCGCGGATGGTCTCCTCAATCTGCCAGAGCTTCGCCATCCGCTCGACCGTCGCCGTTGCAATCTCGGAGCTTTTGCCGACATGCAGCTCATAGAACTTGCGCCGACTATGCGACCAGCAGCCAGCCAATGTGACGCCGTCATTGCCGCCATCGGAGCGGACCAGCTTGTTATAGGCGGCATATCCGTCGACTTGCAGGATGCCGCGGTAGCCCTTGAGATGACGGGCGACGCACTCGCCGGCCCGACTGTCCTCAAAGCGATAGACGACCATGGGCGGACCGCTGCCGCCAAATGGTCGGTCATCCCTGGCGTAGGCCCATAGATAGGCTGTCTTCGTCGATCCGGACCCGGGAGCGAGCGTCGGCAAGGTGGTTTCGTCGGCGAAGATCCGTTCGGCTTTCTTGATCTCATCAAAGAGGTAGTCGGCCAGGATCTCCAGCTCAAAGCCGAGCTTGCCCATCCATTGCGCCATCAGTTTGCGGTCGAGCTCGACCTTGTCGCGGGCGTAAATCGCCTCCTGCCGGTAGAGCGGCAGGCCATCGGCATATTTGGAGACGGCAATCTGGGCGAGAAGTGCTTCCGTCGGAATGCCGGCTTCGATGATGTGTGCCGGCGCCGGTGCCTGGACGACGCCGTCCTCATTTTTGAAGGCATACTTCGGGCGGCGGGTGACGATGACGCGGAACTTCGCCGGCACCACATCCAGCCGCTCCGAGACGTCCTCGCCGATCAGCACCTTCTGCTTGCCGGCATGCTCCGGCCGCTCCTCCGGCTCTATCACGACTTCGACCCGCTCCAGGTGGGGTGCGAAGCCCTTGCGCGGTCGCGGCGGACGTTTGCCTTCTGGGCGCTCGCGGCCCTTGTTGACCTGTGCCTTGATCGCGGCGATGCCGGTCTCAATCTCCTCAAAGACAAAGGCCTGCTGCTCGTCGTCAATGGTGGGAGAGCCGAGCTTTTCCGATCGCCGCCCGAAGCGGGCGCGATCGAAGGCCTTCAGGATCTGCGTCAGCCGCTCGATGCGCTCATCGGCATCGGCGTTGCGCGCCTTGAGATCTGCGACCTCGCTCTCAAGGGCGTCGGCCCGCGCCGCCTTTTCGGCCATGGCAAGCACCATGGCTTTTAGCGCTTCTACATCATCCGGGAGTTTGAGATCGGGCGGCGTCATCGACCCGACCAGAGCACATTTTGCTCCGGTTTTCCTGCCCTTTCAGGCCGCTGATTCACTTCGCCGCAGGGCTTTACCCAACAATCTCCGGCGGCTTGACCGGCACGGATCGAACCCGCTTCCAGTCCATGCCATCGATGAGCGCCAGAAGCTGGGCATGGTTGAGCTGAACCCGGTTATGACCGATGCGGGGCCAGCAGAACTGCGATTTTTCCAGCCGCTTGGCATAAAGGCAGACGCCGGAGCCGTCCCACCAGACGATCTTCACTCTATCCGCTCGTTTGGCCCGGAAGACGTAAAGTGCACCGTTGAACGGATCATTGCCGGCATCCCGCACCAGCGACAGCAAGCTGTCCGGGCCCTTGCGGAAGTCGACCGGATGACTGGCCAGGAACACCTTTACGCCGGAGGGGATCATGCCGAACGCGCCGCGCGGATCACCCGCTGCAAGTGCGCCTCGTCAACATCTGCGCCGGCGCGCACAACAATGTCGCCAATGACAACCTCGATCACCGGGGCAGCCGGGCGCGCCGAGGCGACTTCGCCAGCCGAACGCGAGGCGGCATGGTCCAGAGCGTCACGACGCCAGGCGAAGAGCTGCGACGGATGAATGCCGATCCGATGGGCGATCGCCGATACGCTCGCGCCCGGCTCCAGCGCCTCGGCCACCGCCTGCGCTTTGAACTCATCCGACCAGCGCCGGCGCAATTGCCGTGGAGCACCCTCAAGTCGCTCGGCGACCGCTTCGATCATATGGAAGGTTCTAGTTCCAGAACTAGGCGCAGACATAGAAGCTCACTTTGGCTCACAACGTGCGCTACCGATATCCGACCGCTAACCCTCTACGCCAGACGGGGTCTCCTTGCCGCTTACGCCTGACTCGAAAAGGTTTCAACAATATCCGTACCTTGCCAAGCGTCGTGTCAGGAGCCGGATGTGGGCGATAGTGATCCCGGCCTCGGCTGGTGCGACGGACTTTTCCCAATCCTTCGCCAACCGTCGGCATTTGCCAAGCGATGCGAAGGTGCTCTCCACGACCCAGCGACGCGGCAGAACCTCGAAGCCCTTGGCCTTATCGGTCCGCTTGACGATCTGGAGCGTGAACGCAGCGATCTTTTGCAGTGTGCCCTTCAGCTTCGGTCCGGCATAACCACCGTCGGCGAAGATATGTCTCAGCCACGGCCAGCGCCTGAGAATGGTTTTGAAGACGGCAGGCGCGCCGTCGCGATCCTGAATATCGGCGCTGTGAACGATGAGGCCGACCATCGATGACGCTTGCGTCCCTTGATCTTCTTGCCCGCGTCATAGCCGGAAATTCCCCCGCTTTCCGTGGTTTTCACGCTTTGACTTCGATTACGCCTGCAGACGGCGAGGCTTCCCGGCCTTCCAATTCAGGCGCCTCCATCACAAGATGATGGTTGATCCGACCCCATAACCCTGTCGCTCGCCATTCGTAGAAATAGGACTGCACAGTTGTAAAAGACGGAAAATCCCTGGGCATCATCCGCCACTGCCCGTCGTAGCAATGTAAAGCAACGCATTCACGACCTTGCGACGATCGGTGCTGCGCGGCCTGCCCAATCGCCTCGGTCCAGGTAGACAAGGCGAGATCGATCCCCATTCCCGTTCCGTCAGATCGCTTGCATACCGCATTGCGTGTCGGGCATATTGCCGACGGGTGAAAAGTCCAGCCCATTGTGGTCTCCGTTCGTCCTAAGCAAAAAAACAGAATCACAACTGGCTGATTTCACTCAACTCTTTTTCGGCCAGGCTCTAAGAGCCCGATTCAAAAGT from the Rhizobium acidisoli genome contains:
- a CDS encoding transposase, coding for MIEAVAERLEGAPRQLRRRWSDEFKAQAVAEALEPGASVSAIAHRIGIHPSQLFAWRRDALDHAASRSAGEVASARPAAPVIEVVIGDIVVRAGADVDEAHLQRVIRAARSA